In Candidatus Protochlamydia phocaeensis, a single genomic region encodes these proteins:
- a CDS encoding Dps family protein, with protein MMINLNLEQSIRQQVAHFLSLILADTYVLYVKTQNFHWNIVDARFFALHKFFEEQNKELAKAIDEIAERIRILGQHAPGSLKQFLEMSSLKESDGDLSGDDMILHLLQDHEALCRHLRERIELSSSLGDAGTADLLIQRLRAHEKTAWLLRSHINHVYT; from the coding sequence ATGATGATCAACCTTAATCTGGAACAAAGCATTCGTCAGCAAGTTGCCCATTTTCTAAGTTTAATTCTAGCGGATACCTACGTCCTTTACGTAAAAACTCAAAACTTTCATTGGAATATTGTGGATGCACGTTTTTTTGCTTTGCATAAGTTTTTTGAAGAACAAAATAAAGAGCTAGCTAAGGCCATAGATGAAATAGCTGAGCGCATACGCATATTGGGGCAGCACGCGCCAGGAAGCCTTAAGCAATTTCTGGAAATGTCATCTCTAAAAGAATCGGATGGGGATTTAAGCGGAGACGACATGATTCTCCATCTCTTGCAAGACCATGAAGCTTTATGCCGCCATTTGCGAGAAAGAATTGAGCTATCCTCTAGTTTAGGAGATGCCGGCACTGCTGATTTGCTAATTCAGCGTTTGCGTGCACATGAAAAAACAGCATGGCTGTTACGCAGCCACATTAACCATGTATACACTTAG
- a CDS encoding carboxymuconolactone decarboxylase family protein — protein MARIKPVQPEEAKNEVKDIYKQIEKKMGRIPNIFLSMGNSATALKAYLSLSEAASHTSLEPKVREQLALTISQTNNCQYCLSAHTMLAKGQGLKDPDIIQARHGESQDPKTQAILKFAKTVVENRAQISNQDIAGLKAAGVNDPEIVDIILLITLNTFTNYFNHIADPKIDFPLAPELT, from the coding sequence ATGGCGCGAATCAAACCAGTCCAGCCTGAAGAAGCAAAGAATGAGGTAAAAGACATTTATAAACAAATTGAAAAAAAGATGGGCAGGATTCCCAATATATTTTTAAGTATGGGCAATTCTGCCACTGCTTTGAAAGCCTATTTAAGTTTAAGCGAAGCAGCCAGTCATACGAGCTTAGAGCCAAAAGTGCGAGAGCAATTAGCCTTAACCATTTCCCAAACCAATAACTGCCAATATTGCCTTTCAGCCCATACTATGTTGGCAAAGGGGCAAGGATTAAAAGATCCGGATATTATTCAAGCCCGGCATGGTGAATCGCAAGACCCGAAAACGCAGGCGATCTTAAAGTTTGCTAAAACCGTAGTGGAAAACCGCGCGCAAATCTCCAATCAAGATATAGCCGGTTTAAAAGCGGCTGGCGTTAACGATCCAGAAATTGTTGATATCATTTTGCTAATTACCCTCAATACTTTTACAAACTATTTCAACCATATTGCAGACCCGAAAATCGATTTTCCTTTAGCTCCTGAGTTGACTTAA
- a CDS encoding SDR family oxidoreductase yields the protein MNKKQFPPQKQDTQPGIEENMNPAPQTEDPAYKGSDKLKNKVALITGGDSGIGKAVAIAFAKEGADIAIVYLNEHGDAQKTKERVESLGRRCLLIAGDVGEESFCKKAVQQTVETLGKLDILVNGAAEQHPKDKIDDISKEQLEKTFKTNIFANFYFVKAAMKHLKEGSAIINTTSVTAYRGNPMLLDYSSTKGAIVAFTRSLSRNLADKGIRVNAVAPGPIWTPLIPSTFNEKKVEEFGSETPMGRAGQPFEVAPSYVFLASKDSSYMTGQILHPNGGDIVNS from the coding sequence ATGAATAAGAAACAATTTCCTCCTCAAAAGCAGGACACTCAACCGGGAATAGAAGAGAATATGAATCCCGCGCCTCAAACAGAAGATCCTGCTTATAAAGGAAGCGATAAGCTAAAGAACAAGGTTGCCCTTATTACCGGAGGAGACAGCGGAATTGGCAAGGCCGTTGCAATCGCTTTTGCTAAAGAAGGCGCCGATATAGCCATTGTCTACTTGAATGAGCATGGCGATGCTCAAAAAACAAAGGAAAGAGTGGAAAGCCTCGGCAGACGCTGCCTTTTAATTGCCGGTGACGTAGGTGAAGAAAGCTTCTGCAAGAAGGCTGTCCAGCAAACGGTTGAGACTCTTGGCAAACTGGACATTTTAGTCAATGGAGCTGCTGAACAACATCCTAAGGATAAAATTGATGATATTAGCAAAGAACAGTTAGAGAAAACATTTAAGACCAATATTTTTGCCAATTTCTATTTTGTCAAAGCGGCCATGAAGCATTTAAAAGAAGGGTCCGCTATCATTAATACCACTTCGGTAACGGCTTATAGGGGCAACCCCATGCTCCTCGATTATTCATCGACTAAAGGAGCTATCGTAGCCTTTACCCGTTCTCTTTCCCGTAATCTAGCTGACAAGGGTATTCGCGTTAATGCCGTTGCTCCGGGGCCTATTTGGACTCCCCTGATCCCGTCAACTTTTAATGAAAAAAAAGTAGAGGAATTTGGCTCAGAAACCCCTATGGGACGTGCCGGCCAACCCTTCGAAGTCGCTCCTTCCTATGTCTTTTTAGCTTCAAAAGATTCCTCTTACATGACAGGCCAGATTTTACATCCTAATGGAGGAGACATTGTAAACAGCTAA
- a CDS encoding ferritin-like domain-containing protein → MAMNQGNLNQGSFFEVFLTLLKGIFDFENQIVDGLPKVIKAATNPELKDALSQHLDETKNQVQRLKKIFKMLNENPTGKPCPAMQGMMQEAQEVISKNTSPNVKDANLIICCQQVEHYEIASYGSARTLARHLHDAQVSDRVDFDEIADLLQQTLDEESAADEKLTDIAEGGFFSQGINDEAEKEQTQTTTKKRNPAQ, encoded by the coding sequence ATGGCTATGAATCAAGGGAATTTAAACCAAGGATCCTTTTTTGAGGTCTTTTTGACTCTCTTAAAAGGAATATTTGATTTTGAAAATCAAATCGTCGACGGTTTGCCAAAAGTCATTAAAGCCGCGACTAATCCCGAGTTAAAGGACGCGCTTTCCCAGCATTTAGACGAAACAAAGAATCAAGTGCAGCGCCTAAAGAAAATCTTCAAAATGTTAAATGAAAATCCTACAGGCAAACCCTGTCCTGCTATGCAGGGAATGATGCAGGAAGCGCAAGAAGTGATTAGTAAAAATACCTCTCCAAATGTCAAAGATGCGAATTTAATTATATGCTGCCAGCAAGTCGAACATTACGAAATTGCTAGCTACGGCTCGGCCCGCACCTTAGCCCGTCATCTTCACGACGCCCAAGTCAGCGATCGGGTTGACTTTGATGAGATCGCTGATTTATTGCAGCAAACGTTGGATGAAGAAAGTGCAGCGGATGAAAAGCTGACTGATATAGCCGAAGGAGGCTTCTTCAGCCAAGGCATTAATGATGAAGCAGAAAAAGAGCAAACGCAAACGACAACAAAGAAAAGAAATCCGGCTCAATAA
- a CDS encoding FUSC family protein yields the protein MNSNLKMRMQEGVGQINFKLAVKMSLAAVISLYVGLEFNHFVKRPDPLISGLWCVVASIIASLPTLGGTYTAIWNRFLGVLIGSLVGGGFAYFFGADSLFFALAIFSTVILCNLIGLQESYRIASLSVAVIMIPWGMNPTLSPWIYASFRFLDTCIGLFVAMLVAHSLWPSQSITKMRLNMADILSRMREFYEQTLIPTDSLSKSEKVLQGLASDINQALLKNQLLFGEAKMELLFSSTSGWGQLSSGLERLWGALQDLKNVFNTNVEEIFDESLKQRIHSTGETIDFVFKALADKLRAEESAFNFSIISSAQESLNEELSRFRLTRTTKRYSLEIVENYFVFSYSLRIILRELSALNTLVDQLDLNSE from the coding sequence ATGAATTCAAATTTGAAAATGAGAATGCAAGAAGGGGTTGGCCAGATAAATTTTAAGCTGGCGGTTAAAATGAGTCTGGCTGCTGTGATTAGTTTATATGTAGGCTTAGAATTTAATCATTTTGTGAAAAGGCCGGACCCTTTAATTAGCGGGCTATGGTGCGTAGTGGCCTCTATTATTGCCTCGTTGCCGACTTTAGGCGGAACGTATACCGCGATTTGGAATCGATTTTTAGGGGTCTTGATCGGTTCTTTAGTAGGAGGGGGATTCGCCTACTTTTTTGGAGCGGATTCGTTATTTTTTGCTTTGGCCATTTTCAGTACGGTGATTTTATGCAATCTGATAGGCTTGCAGGAAAGCTATCGCATCGCCTCTTTATCGGTCGCTGTCATTATGATTCCTTGGGGAATGAATCCTACCCTTAGTCCCTGGATATATGCCTCCTTTCGTTTTTTGGACACATGCATTGGCCTGTTTGTCGCTATGCTTGTTGCTCACAGTTTATGGCCCTCCCAATCAATCACAAAGATGCGCTTGAATATGGCGGACATTTTAAGCAGGATGCGGGAATTTTACGAACAGACTTTAATTCCGACTGATAGCCTATCGAAAAGTGAAAAAGTGTTGCAAGGCCTTGCCTCTGATATCAATCAGGCTTTATTAAAAAATCAGTTGTTATTTGGAGAAGCTAAAATGGAGCTTCTGTTTTCTTCAACGTCAGGATGGGGACAGCTATCCAGCGGTTTAGAGCGTTTATGGGGCGCTTTGCAAGACTTGAAAAATGTTTTTAACACGAATGTGGAAGAAATTTTTGATGAAAGCTTAAAACAACGCATTCACTCTACCGGTGAAACTATAGATTTTGTATTTAAAGCCCTTGCCGATAAATTGCGTGCAGAAGAATCCGCCTTTAATTTTTCCATCATTTCTTCTGCTCAGGAAAGCTTGAATGAAGAATTATCGCGCTTTAGATTGACAAGGACGACTAAAAGATACAGCCTGGAAATAGTGGAGAACTATTTTGTCTTTTCTTATAGTTTGAGGATAATTTTACGAGAGCTTTCCGCCTTAAATACGCTGGTTGATCAGTTGGATTTGAATTCGGAATAG